The Lycium barbarum isolate Lr01 chromosome 11, ASM1917538v2, whole genome shotgun sequence genome contains the following window.
GTCCATGGGCAGCACCTTGAAGGGAGCCTTGGATCAGTGGTAAAGTTGTCTACGTCTGACCTCATTCGAGCTGTGGAATCAACAATGAGCTGTGTAGGTTCCGCTGGTCTGGTAGACCCTGCGTGAACAGGATGCTTCATGTACTGAGCCGCCTTTATCTTCCGCTGGCTAGCCTTGCTCCATCTACTGTGACTCGAACCAGAAGCCAATTCCTTCTTGCCATGTCTTGCAAAAGGGTTCTTCTTTCAGCCAGTTTGGGACTTCTCAAATATGCAGAAACCTTGCTGTTGCTAGGGAGTGGGGAGTATGCATCTATATATCCCCTGAAAAAGTAACAAAAGTATGAATGAAATGAGATCACAATGTTCTTAGTGAAGATCGTATAACGAGTTGTTTATTGGTCTGCTAGCTACTACTAAAAAGAAGGTACACGTTAAGGTGAAAACACTGATCTAACAATGaattaccatttttttttttgtcgaaAATCTTCACTTCTTTTATGTCTTCGAGCTGATTGGAGCAAAGAGCCAACTTTCCAGAGTCCAAATTGCTGATTTATGTATGAATGAGACTGAAGATGAAGATCATCAAATGCAGAGGACGAGGCTGGAAGCAGGGAACACCAATCCTGTAAAACAAACAAGACAAATAGTTACAACATACTGAGATAACCAAGTCAATGGCTTCCATTTAATCTCCACACTAGAGCTCTTCATCTTCTTCCCAATCTGTGGCTCTTTCGACAAATCAAAACTTGCCCCTTTCATCCTCAACTCCGAAATACACCTCGTTAGTGCTCTACCATCCCCCCTCTCCCTCTGTAACTGCCTCGACACTTTCCAAAACCTGTAAAGTTTCACCTGTACCAAAAACACAATACAAAACGAAGTACAAACTGATAAAACTGAAGGGATCCACCATTTATGACACATAACATTATCATGATGGTGGTCCTCAGGAACAGATGTGAACAGAATAGTAAAGAAAAGCGCGTGAAATATAAAGAAAAAACAACAAATTTGAAAAATTTCTCTCCGAATGCTATCCATTCGGGCCTCTTTGGCTGCAATTCTGCGGCCAGAGAGATCTTCTTCTCTTTGCCATAGCTTGAGAAGTAACAAATGACCTGGACTTTTTGAAATTTCCATTAATGGGTGGTTTAGAATTGCAGTTACAGTGGTTATGGCTGAAGAAAGTTTTTCTTGATGCTCTTCGTCGACAGGGATTTCGACGATGACATGACAATCCTTTGATTCTGCCATGCTTGAAAAAATTGAGAAACAAATGAAACTACTAATAGAACAGTAAAGCAAAGACACTAGCAATAACAAGAAGAATAAAGAAAGTTTTTCAAGAATGAAGTATTATAGCAGTAAAGAGAGAAATTAGAGAGCTTTAAGCGAAATTGCAGTTGTTAGCGTAAGAGAAGATTGTTGATAGCTTTTGATGTCCGAAATAGAGGGGGATATCTCGCATATTTAAACTGATGGGAATTGTTGAGTTTTGCAACGGTCACTTTTTGTTGTTGGCAACCTCAACGGTCGGATCCTGAAGAGataaataaatgaaaataataaagtAACTTAAAGGCTATGGCATGTACTGtggttattcctttttttttgttttagctTAATACATAGTTTACCCTGAACTTGTGACCAAATTTCTCTGACACCTTTTGTTTACgagattttttttattatacatcaatttttttttgagtaTGTCTAATATACACCATTTTGTTCACGTGATCAACATGTGTATTACCGACAAAATTTAGGCGTGTGAAGAGTAAAAAAATAGGGTAAATTTGTCCTTGTTGACCAATGATCGACTATTGACTAGTTCACCATTAATGCATAATTCTGGAACATCTAGATAAGTGCATATAatttaagggcaaatttggaccATATACTATTTGCACCCACCTTCATATGTCTTCATTCATCGTAAAATCTCTTTTAACTTGTAGTCGTATCATACTGCACGAAACTTCCATTTTAGCTTGACTTCATAAAAGCCTagacttcattttcatttttgttTCCACTCATTCACCTTGGGATCATACTCATTTGGTTGTCGATACCACCTTTAGTTCACAAAAAAACATGCTTAAATGATATCAACTTAGTTCCAAAAGTTAGTGATGACTTCAACTACACTCAAAAGGTTGATTTAACAGCAGGTGGAGGAAGGTTATTAGGGGTTTTATAGTCACGTTGGTACTAGAATTAATTGTGGCTTTAAATTGACGATGAATAATAACTCCGATGGAGCATTATAATGAGTTTGTCGTTTCAAATTGTTTGACCGACCAAATTTTACTGAAACTTTAGGAAATGAAAGCGTTGGAATGTTCTGTGTGTTTTGAGTTCAAAAAAGTCATAGCATTTGTCGAGCCAACATTTGCACACGTGAGCTTCACCACAAAATTCTTAAAACCTTGATTTGTCGCTACTGATTCAAATTTACCCCTGAACTATTCAAATAGTCCAAATATACCTTGCCCTGAGCTATCTAATGATGGGGATTAGTCATAAAGTATAACAAATTTAGCATGTTTTTATAACAGTTAAAGGTAAATTTAATCCTAACTATTAACGTAATGGAGGCCAAATCTGGATCATTTCATGTAGTTAAGAGCAAATATAAACTATTTCCctttaaaagataaaaaaaagtCGTCTCAAAATGACGTTATCTTGAGGTCGAGTTTTACATATGCTAGTACAATAAAATAGGATTGAAGCAAAATTTGCTTGTCACACATTGGTGTTGCAATGTGATTGTTCTTTAAACTTGACTACGTTAGCTTGTAAAATTTTTTAGGTCCACCACTAAAGTGTTGCAACATCTTATgttgaaatatttaaattaaaTGTTTATGTGATTCACCGTTTGAGTAAAAAGAAATAGCTACTTGGGGTAGAATTGAAAGCAGAAAAGCTTAAAGGGAAAAACTTTTAGTGATATTATGATGTTTTATGTTTATGCGCATTGAATTTAGGACTTTGGATAAAAGCCAAAAGAACCAAAAGtggcaaatataatatttattttttattttttcaataagtggcAATGTCATATATTCGATTTGAGGTTCACAATTGAAAATTCACTTTTCTAAATCACCAGGGCTACCAGTAAATATCTCATGTTTACACGTGGCCTGCACCATAGTTCTTGTGTCTTTCATCCGACTCGGATCCAGATCATCACATTTGCCAAGTGTATTCTATGGTTTAGttgttcaaattaattccttttctaatatttaatttttttaactttAAATTGTTTATTTTTCTTAATGACATGTATTTGTAGcaacaaaaatatcatatcacATTTAAGACAGCCAAGTTTTGAAGGTATTTTTAGTATATACTTGAAgtcttattttattattaaattCGATAACATTTCAGGTAAAAAATCTCTATAAGCGTATGTCAAATTAAATTAGGCCAACCTCAGAACTAGATACAGTTATCCTTCTGATCTAATACGACATATGATGGCTATGCGGTTAAATATTACTCTACTTtactatataaaataaaataaagtaacaAATAAATGATGGAGAAGTTAGTTTTTTAAGATGAATAATGCACCAAAAAGTTTGGCCTAATTATTAATAAGATCTCTGGTTCAATTTGCACTGAAAacatatgaaaaatgattttttttttatgtgacaAAATTTTAATGAACAAAGTTCACGTAACATTAATTAAGATACATGCAAACTGACAACACCATAATCCTCGTTATCCATACTTCTATTCTAATGAATGGAGGACCGATTGACCTGGATTTTCACTATCGTTGATAGGTTCTGAAATGCCGGTCAAGGGCGCTAACGCATACTCTGAGGTGCTTCGTAAAATAAAAAAGCTTTACTATATACAAATGGGAAGAAAATCGAATCACAAGTGAAGATAACATTTCGGTTATAGATTCAACAGAATTCAATAATTTTCACATAGATAATGTATTTATATTAAAAATTCACTTAATCTATAGTATATAAAATACTACTACTATTTTTATGAAAGCATTTGAGATTACAACTTAAATGACTTGAGCAAAACTCCAAACTTTTGAGTCATCGGTCAAAATTTGTCttgggaagaaagaaagaaacaccCCCTCGCTATAAATATCACACTTGAAAACATCACTCATCCAAGTTTCCAAAGAGGGTTTACACTCCATTCTTTACAAAAATTCAATCAATTTCTTACACACACAAATACAGTTTGTTATCATCACTAGAAAATGCACTTGTATAACGCTTGGTTACCTCCACCTGTAGCAGAACAAACAAAAAAGGAGAAACAATCTTTTTCCAAAGTGTTGAATTCTGTTAAAGAATCGTATAATTCAAATGATCCTGATTCAGTTTATGCTACCCTTAAATGGATTTCTGTTCTTGACCTGTAAGTTTCAATTTTCATGGCTAGTTTTTGTAATTTATTGTGTATGTAATTTGTGTCTTTGCTCGTTGACTTTGATCACTCACTTATAAAGCCAATTCTTGATCTTGGCCTTATGGGTTTGcacttttttttaattatctgTCGTGGTGACTAAAAATAGTTAGACCCGctcgtgggattacactgggtattttgttgttgtttttggttactaaaaaatagttgtatcaaATTATGTGTCGTGGTTATTAAAAGTAGTTAGTCTTAAATTATTTGTCGTGGTCTCCAGACCCTGGGATTAGACTGGTTATGTTGCTGGTTACTAAAaagttgtctcaaattatctgtcgtggTTACTagaaatagttgtctcaaattatctgtcgtggTTACTAAATATaattgtctcaaattatctgtcgtggTCTCCAACCCCACTtctgggattacactgggtatgttgttgttggttactaAAAAgctgtctcaaattatctgtcgtggttactaaatagttgtctcaaattatccgtcgtggttactaaaaatagttgtcttaaattatctgtcgtggttactaaaaatagttgtctcaaattatttgtcgtgatccccagaccccacttgtgggattacactggtatgttgttgttggttactaAAAAGTTGTCTCACATTATCTGTCGTGGTTATTAGAAATAGTTGTCTCAACTCTCAAATTATCTGTCAGTGATTACTAAAATGGTTGTCTCAAATTATCTCTCGGCGGTTACTAAAATggttgtctcaaattatctgttgtGGTTACTAAAagtagttgtctcaaattatcttTGGTGGTTACTAAAAAATTTATCTCAAAGTATCTGTTGTCCCTGTTAGTAAAAATAGTtctctcaaattatttgtcgtggttACTAAAgtagttatctcaaattatctaTTGTGGTTACTAAAGATAGTTCTCTCGAATTATTTGTCGTGGTTACTAACTAAAAATagctgtctcaaattatttatcaatttagaagttcaaggcataattaaatatttttctcCATTTTACCTGTAGTAGAATTTTGTCGTTAATGGAGATAGCACGcaaatagagtaaacatttaatggagagaTATTatacttagacataaataagggtaaagttagtcatatacccctcctaattaatatttcttaaggggtgtgtaaaGCAAAAAAGCGACAAATAATCTGAGATGGAGGGAGTACGACTACTAGTATGAAAGGGTAAGTAGGATAATGCTCAACTACCTattaaccttctaccctaatcccaAATTTAGTTCCCAGAATAAGTGTCgctttaggaattcaagacaaaaCATAGTAATTGTTTCCAACTATACCCTTATATTAAAGAACTACTCCCTTTGGTTCATAATAAGTGGCCACTTAGccttttttattttggttcaaaataagtgtccagttacataatcaagaaggaatgaattatttttgtcCAAATTTACCCCTATTTAGATAAGTGAGTTTCTATGTTATTAAGGAACTATATATAAGTTACTGATAGTGTTTGATtaaggatagtttagtcaaaatacctaTTATTtattctaggagttagtattttcttaagggatgtGCTAAAGGCTAAGTGGATACTTATTTTGAACGGGAGGGAGTACTTAATAGTGCTCAGTTTACAAGAAACATCTGTTCAGTTTTCAAGAAACATCTAATAAATATGGTTAACTTAGTAAACTGTACCTTATATTTATTGTTTTTCTTAATGGGCATGAAATGAGCTAAAGCAACTCTTACTTTAGGACGGAGTGAGTACTTCTTAGTTTGGGTTCTGTGAATTTCGTGAATTTCAACTAAACGTGATTGATTGTACTGCCTGTTATGTTTGCACTTTCTCTTACTTTATTGGTCTATCTTTGAATTTATTTAGTTCGAGTGTACTGTCAGTGTAACTGGCTGGAAATGGAAGTGAAAGAGTAATAAATAGGAAAGAAGAGTTTTGCTGTAATTTCGCAGTACCTCGTTGGTACTAACTTGAATAATATTACCTTAATTTATCAAAAATAAACATGAAAGAAGAGAAATAAAGCAAACGGAACAATTTCATTGCATAAACCCAATTGCTATTATTATCACATATATAAGCTCGTACTGAACTCGTGAATCGTCTGACAAACTGATAACAATCACGTATAAGCTCCTTCTCCTCACCTCACTGAGCTTGTGAACCTTTTACTAACTGATAACACTTTGGGCGGCTCACCAGGACTCAAATGGACTAAGGAGCTAATTGTAGACTAAAGTGTAACAATAGAAAATACATAACTATtctcatttttattttaattgtcAATGGTTACGTACAACCTAAGATGCCTGAAGTACAATCTCCGGGTGCTACATGGTTTTACTACCTGGTTTGTGCTCATTTTCACTTTTTTAGTCTGGGGCTTTGAATTTCTTGAATTCAAGTAACATGATTAATTGTACTGTCTTATTTGTCTATTGAATTGGAAAAAACATGCTAATTCTGATACGATAACGGATTTAGAGACTTGGCACAACTAAAGAAAAAATTATCTTGATTTAGAAAAACTTTTTTTCCTGGCTAAAGAAAAATTTATCTCTTGGAACCGGTGCAAACTTAACACAGATAGAACACAGACTCGTGGAATTATATTATCCTATTTACTAACGGACTTACCTGCAGCTTCATAAAGGCAAAAAGTGAACTATCTCTGGAGGATGTTACAGAAGTAGTTGAAGTTGGATTGGAATTGTTCCGTATATCAGAAAATAAACTTTACGCTCAGGTAATTTCTTCAGAAAGCTACATGTTCATGCATATCCTTTTTGATGGCTGTCTATCTACGTAGTTAAGGTCATTTGCTCTCTTCAGGTTAGATGGGGAAATATCTTGGTAAAGCTACTGAATAAATACCGGAAAAAGTTGGCTTTGAAAGTTCAATGGCGCCCTTTATATGATACTCTGGTTCACACACATTTCACAAGGCAAGTCCCTACTTTTCTTTTATTTGTCACCTTTTGTTCCCCAATTAGCTTGCTTTTTATTGCCTTTTCTGTATTGACCTCATAATAAATTCATTTGTGGTCTTGTCACCATTCTCAAAATTTAATTCATTTGTGTTCACAACTTGGGACACCTCGATTTCATATCAGATAACAACTTCTTTCCTGAACCTACATCTCAACGCCTTTGCAGCTAATATACTGTCCAGTGCTGCGGTTTAACCCCATGAGGTTTGTGAAACCTGATAGTTTCTGGTCAATAGTTTAGGAGTATGGTCCTATCCTTTCATGGCTTTGAAAACCTTATCAGCACTCGCACTCCCTTGCTGTCTGATTGGCGTATTCTTCCTCAGTCTTGTATTCAAGTTCAGCCTTTCAATCaaaaaagtaaaagtaaaaataaaaatctcttgCTTGTAAGACCATATAAACTCTCCAAGTCCCTCTCAAAGAAGGCCAGTTCTGCTACGCCTTTTACCCTTAGCATCATATTATCTACACCTGAGAATCTGTATTGACTTTTTTTATTGAATTAGCAAATAGTTGAGGGTAATTCTCAAAATTCTCCAGTTCTCTCCCTGTCACTTCCAAGTGGAGTTTGAAGATTCATCTCTTGTTCTCATCTTTCTTAACTCTTACTGGGTGCCTCATATTTCCATAGGTTTATTGATGGGAGAGTAATTTAAATAAGCAATGATCCTTTTTGATGGTCTGTGTCAACACGTCACTCATAATTTAATGAATGTAGGACATTATTAGTTACTCTGGATGGGAAGTAAAAAATAGGACAATCAGCAGCGATATTAGAACTGGAAGGAGTTTGTAAAAAGTGGCGGTATCAAGCCACTCACAACACCTGAGAAAGTACATGCATTTCTGAAGTCTGATGTTTATATGCGTAATATCTTATGAATCCGACTGCTCACATACTACAGATTTCCGTCTTTTGAAGGATAGAGGTTATCCACTTTTTTGCTAATATTATTTTTACTAACATAACTAATAAGATATGTATTTTGATCAATTTATTACAAACCTATATCTCATTGTCAGATACTTAATATGTAGCTTTTTATATCATTAAACCAGCGACTTTTCTTTTAATACACTTATATGCTGATCTGTTGAACTACTTTATTTGCTAAAGGAATACAGGCCCAGAAGGGTGGAGAATAAGACAACGACATTTTGAGACTGTTACATCACTTATTCGGTCCTGCCGAAGGTTTTTCCCTCCAGGCTCTGCATTCGAGATATGGTCCGAGTTCAGGTAAAATTGTACTTCCTGGGTTTAGAGTCCGGGAATGCTAAAATTGGCAGTAATTTGGTGTGTATATGGTATTTTTTTGCTTGGACCCTTGAAAATGAGTTCTTAAAAGGGAATCTAATGTTTCTGTTAGCTTGGAGTATTTAGTGATTTAACTCCGAAAGATACTAGTTCacttatacatgtatatatattgctCTAGGCCCATGTGGTAATTATGGGTGGAAGAGAACTTCTGTTTTGTGCATTTTGTTATATTTAA
Protein-coding sequences here:
- the LOC132618521 gene encoding uncharacterized protein LOC132618521 → MAESKDCHVIVEIPVDEEHQEKLSSAITTVTAILNHPLMEISKSPGHLLLLKLWQREEDLSGRRIAAKEARMDSIRREIFQICCFFFIFHALFFTILFTSVPEDHHHDNVMCHKWWIPSVLSVCTSFCIVFLVQVKLYRFWKVSRQLQRERGDGRALTRCISELRMKGASFDLSKEPQIGKKMKSSSVEIKWKPLTWLSQYVVTICLVCFTGLVFPASSLVLCI